A window of Argopecten irradians isolate NY chromosome 14, Ai_NY, whole genome shotgun sequence contains these coding sequences:
- the LOC138307034 gene encoding calphotin-like yields the protein MQQMLEKGVATVLPGATLPSLHTAQSRAPPSAALGAPTCGTNCCDIIISCYRCTTCDTTYYTTFGSPKCSSLVTMPTMTPSAALGAPLVVPIATSSPPATQLSATPVVQLQDETVNLVVSPCSIQPPLQSVVNNMTDMGPIRRLPRRQAALNNRDVRVHESQQDTVEPNSTVNESNSGQSQFPTAREIASELMQQMLEKGVATVLPGATLPSFHTAQSRAPPSAALGAPPVVPTAATSSSAAIDAPPVVPPTTPPSVVQSAPVVPMPTMPPSAAFGGTTCGTNCNIISSRNPAVCNTCSTIAGRDC from the exons ATGCAGCAAATGCTGGAAAAGGGTGTGGCAACGGTGTTGCCTGGTGCCACATTGCCTTCATTACATACAGCCCAGAGTAGAGCACCACCTTCGGCCGCACTGGGGGCACCCACCTGTGGTACCAACTGCTGCGACATCATCATCAGCTGCTATCGATGCACCACCTGTGATACCACCTACTACACCACCTTCGGTAGTCCAAAGTGCTCCAGTTTAGTAACAATGCCTACGATGACTCCATCGGCTGCCTTGGGGGCACCACTTGTGGTGCCAATTGCTACATCATCTCCCCCCGCAACCCAGCTGTCTGCAACACCTGTAGTACAATTGCAGGACGAGACTGTTAATTTGGTAGTGTCGCCTTGTAGTATCCAGCCACCATTACAGTCTGTTGTTAACAACATGACAG ATATGGGTCCAATAAGACGCCTACCAAGGCGACAGGCAGCCCTAAACAATAGGGATGTCAGAGTTCATGAGAGCCAACAGGACACTGTGGAACCAAACTCAACTGTAAATGAATCAAATTCTGGACAGTCACAATTTCCTACTGCAAGAGAAATAGCATCGGAATTAATGCAGCAAATGTTGGAAAAGGGTGTGGCAACGGTGTTGCCTGGTGCCACATTGCCTTCATTTCATACAGCCCAGAGTAGAGCACCACCTTCGGCCGCACTGGGGGCACCACCTGTGGTACCAACTGCTGCGACATCATCATCAGCTGCTATCGATGCACCACCTGTGGTACCACCTACTACACCACCTTCGGTAGTCCAAAGTGCTCCAGTTGTACCAATGCCTACGATGCCTCCATCGGCTGCCTTTGGGGGCACCACTTGTGGTACCAATTGCAACATCATCTCCTCCCGCAACCCAGCTGTCTGCAACACCTGTAGTACAATTGCAGGACGAGACTGTTAA